In Gimesia benthica, a single window of DNA contains:
- a CDS encoding pyridoxal-phosphate-dependent aminotransferase family protein: protein MSIEHHQHPPVHPPRRTLMGPGPSDVSASVLAALGAPTVGHLDPYFLKVMDEVQDMLREIFQTRNELTLAVSGTGSSGMEACVVNLLEAGDKIVVCTNGVFGGRMADVAGRIGAEVVQIERPFGEVFSVEEIKEVLEKEKPKVLGIVHAETSTGAAQPLKEISEAVHEADALLLVDCVTSLGGMPVKVDEWNIDAAYSGTQKCLSCPPGLAPVTFSSRAVAAMDARKTKVSSWYLDMSMVRSYWGDSRAYHHTAPINMNYGLHQALRLVLEEGLENRFSRHYSNHCALKAGLKAIGVEFAVAEDHQLPMLNAVKIPDGIDDATIRGQLLKWFGIEIGGGLGPMKGKTWRIGLMGESSCNTNVLQFLSALELCLLQAGYELTPGASVAAANDFYRTTITG from the coding sequence ATGAGTATCGAACATCACCAGCATCCTCCCGTCCATCCTCCCCGTCGCACTCTGATGGGCCCTGGCCCCAGTGATGTTTCTGCCAGTGTGCTGGCCGCACTGGGCGCACCGACTGTGGGCCACCTGGATCCCTACTTCCTGAAAGTCATGGACGAAGTGCAGGACATGCTGCGGGAAATCTTCCAGACGCGGAACGAACTGACGCTCGCAGTCAGCGGGACCGGCAGCTCCGGGATGGAAGCCTGTGTGGTGAACCTGCTCGAAGCGGGCGACAAGATCGTGGTCTGCACCAACGGCGTCTTCGGCGGACGTATGGCGGATGTGGCGGGGCGGATTGGAGCTGAAGTTGTTCAGATCGAACGCCCGTTCGGAGAAGTCTTTTCAGTCGAAGAGATCAAAGAAGTTCTGGAGAAAGAAAAGCCGAAGGTCCTGGGAATCGTCCATGCGGAAACATCCACGGGAGCGGCTCAGCCGCTGAAAGAGATTTCGGAAGCAGTCCACGAAGCCGATGCTCTGTTGCTGGTCGACTGTGTGACCTCACTCGGAGGGATGCCCGTCAAAGTGGATGAATGGAACATCGACGCTGCCTACAGCGGCACTCAGAAATGTCTGAGCTGTCCTCCCGGACTGGCACCGGTGACCTTCAGCTCACGTGCCGTCGCCGCCATGGATGCCCGCAAGACCAAGGTCTCCAGCTGGTACCTGGATATGTCGATGGTTCGTTCTTACTGGGGAGATTCGCGAGCCTATCACCATACTGCACCGATTAACATGAATTACGGCCTGCATCAGGCGCTGCGGCTCGTCCTCGAAGAAGGCCTCGAAAACCGCTTTTCGCGGCATTACTCCAATCACTGTGCCCTCAAAGCAGGTCTGAAGGCGATCGGAGTTGAATTCGCCGTTGCGGAAGATCACCAGTTACCGATGCTGAACGCCGTCAAAATTCCGGATGGCATCGACGATGCGACCATCCGCGGTCAACTGCTGAAATGGTTCGGAATTGAGATCGGTGGAGGCCTGGGCCCCATGAAGGGCAAAACATGGCGGATTGGTCTGATGGGCGAAAGCAGCTGTAATACGAACGTGCTGCAGTTCCTCTCGGCTCTGGAACTCTGTCTGCTGCAGGCGGGTTACGAGCTGACCCCCGGGGCCAGCGTTGCCGCTGCAAATGATTTTTACCGCACAACTATCACAGGCTGA